A window of Oncorhynchus tshawytscha isolate Ot180627B linkage group LG10, Otsh_v2.0, whole genome shotgun sequence contains these coding sequences:
- the LOC112261088 gene encoding LOW QUALITY PROTEIN: nucleoprotein TPR (The sequence of the model RefSeq protein was modified relative to this genomic sequence to represent the inferred CDS: deleted 1 base in 1 codon) — translation MNDTFTKYKKEKNDKMLNEQNVKLQEHLSEVPFQKAKLSTQLGFASKRYKMLQENLNGYRREIAELHEKSQKMAATAQKHEQNIHTMTQDLWAAYEKLTMSEQSRLNQEKGAMMAEQCNQNLLLTNLKSIQLTMECTETETRQCLNSQIERLERELPQFKKKPAKEVEQRHMLGRNQEAQLLEAKKQLEAQWSLYQKTKELLNNAELQANLLRQQLSHTEKQNRGQNQGLQGQCSGRGLGQGQGQTSSRVPIRVPLLNPSPSLYLSFSEEGKSQEQILEIIRFVRREKEVAETQFEVATLHYKQRVEHQDRALKELQESLNAERGTTTALLFCVRATNSPLPCFPLWEGQEENKKLHSEREAHLKRIQQLSEMARSDQRVSDQSPVQNMRETLCKVTTEREATKKELDAKNLDIQEKAKTITQVQQAQLQVQQAQLQVQQAQQALDQEIQSLKKSLSQAETTIKDLEGQLEDVQKTVSERDMEMGRLKQEVTRLPEQSAQAQGAVTGLRQEVTRLPTSSTAQLNIAKEQLAKEVEDMKLQRVERLSSLKSRYEGRLHLQDREIRELKDHPI, via the exons ATGAACGATACCTTCACCAAGTACAAGAAGGAGAAGAACGACAAAATGCTGAACGAGCAGAACGTCAAGCTCCAAGAGCATCTGTCTGAGGTCCCCTTCCAGAAGGCAAAGCTCTCCACACAGCTGGGGTTCGCCTCCAAGAG gtATAAGATGCTGCAGGAGAACCTGAACGGCTACAGGCGGGAAATTGCCGAGCTGCACGAGAAGAGCCAGAAGATGGCCGCCACGGCTCAGAAACACGAGCAGAACATCCACACCATGACCCAGGACCTCTGGGCTGCATATGAGAAACTGACCATGTCAGAG CAGTCCAGACTGAACCAGGAGAAGGGGGCCATGATGGCTGAGCAGTGCAACCAAAACCTACTGCTGACCAACCTCAAATCtatccag CTGACGATGGagtgtacagagacagagaccaggcaGTGTCTGAACAGCCagatagagagactggagagagagctccCCCAGTTTAAGAAGAAACCGGCTAAGGAAGTAGAGCAGAGGCACATGCTGGGCCGCAACCAAGAA GCTCAACTACTGGAGGCCAAGAAGCAGCTGGAGGCCCAGTGGTCTCTGTACcagaagaccaaggagctgttgAATAACGCTGAGCTGCAAGCGAACCTACTGAGGCAGCAGCTCAGCCACACTGAGAAGCAGAATCGGGGTCAAAACCAGGGCCTGCAGGGTCAGTGTTCAGGTCGGGGTCTAGGCCAGGGCCAGGGTCAGACCAGCTCCAGGGTTCCCATCAGAGTGCCACTC CTAAATCCCAGTCCCAGCCTCTACCTGTCCTTCAGCGAGGAGGGCAAGTCCCAGGAACAAATCCTGGAGATCATCAG GTTTGTGCGTCGTGAGAAGGAGGTCGCAGAGACACAGTTCGAGGTGGCGACACTGCACTACAAACAACGAGTTGAACACCAGGACCGAGCGCTGAAGGAGCTACAGGAGAGCCTCAATGCAGAGAGAGGAACAACTACGG CTCTGCTGTTTTGCGTTCGCGCAAcaaactctcctctcccctgtttcCCTCTCTGGGAGGGCCAGGAGGAGAACAAGAAGCTGCACTCTGAGAGGGAGGCCCACCTTAAACGCATCCAGCAGCTCTCTGAGATGGccaggtca GACCAACGCGTCAGTGACCAGAGCCCGGTACAGAACATGAGGGAGACCCTGTGCAAGGTGACCACCGAGAGGGAAGCTACCAAGAAGGAGCTGGACGCCAAGAACCTGGACATCCAGGAGAAGGCCAAGACCATCACGCAG GTCCAGCAGGCTCAACTGCAGGTCCAACAGGCTCAACTGCAGGTCCAGCAGGCTCAGCAGGCCTTGGACCAGGAGATCCAGAGCCTGAAGAAGTCCCTCAGCCAGGCC GAGACCACAATCAAAGACCTGGAGGGACAACTGGAGGACGTACAGAAG ACGGTGAGTGAGCGCGACATGGAGATGGGGCGTCTGAAGCAGGAGGTGACCCGCCTCCCGGAGCAGTCTGCCCAGGCCCAGGGGGCGGTGACcgggctgagacaggaggtgaCCCGCCTCCCGACAAGCTCAACTGCCCAGCTCAACA TTGCAAAGGAGCAGCTGGCCAAGGAGGTGGAGGATATGAAGCTGCAGCGGGTGGAGCGTCTGAGCTCCCTCAAGTCCCGGTATGAGGGCCGTCTCCACCTACAGGACCGAGAGATAAGGGAACTCAAAGACCACCCCATTTAA